From Oncorhynchus nerka isolate Pitt River linkage group LG1, Oner_Uvic_2.0, whole genome shotgun sequence, the proteins below share one genomic window:
- the slc40a1 gene encoding solute carrier family 40 member 1 yields the protein MDNAGPKKRYCESVQSFFTSPKFLIYLGHALSTWGDRMWNFAVAVFLVGLYGNSLLLTAVYGLVVAGSVLLLGAIIGDWVDKNPRLKVAQTSLVVQNCAVILCGILLMVVFQFKEQLSELYNGWVLTCCYILVISIANIANLASTAMSITIQRDWVVVVAGQDSSKLADMNATVRIIDQLTNILAPMLVGQIMAFCSNFIGCGFIAGWNLCSMCLEYCLLWKVYQKTPALAMKAVKKEDYQELKRLNSPKELENGQGPVEGSQLMNETAVVKADSPRKTGCCYQMAEPLRTIRDGWVAYYNQSIFFAGMSLAFLYMTVLGFDCITTGYAYMQGLNGSVLSLLMGASAVSGICGTVAFTWVRKSCGLIRTGFISGVVQLSCLMLCVASVFAPGSPFDLSVSPFQDIYSHLTGKSSALPEAAYPTSVLTIDGQGLLVNSSTVPPIEELPPLQSYMSVSLLFSGVIAARIGLWSFDLTVTQLIQENVIESERGLINGVQNSMNYLLDLLHFIMVILAPNPEAFGLLVILSVSFVAMGHIMYFRFAFKSLGRRLFLCCSPEQQTQALPGSPSLLPTTV from the exons ATGGATAACGCGGGACCTAAGAAACGTTATTGTG AATCTGTCCAATCTTTCTTCACATCGCCAAAGTTCCTTATTTACCTTGGACATGCCCTCTCCACATGG GGAGATCGTATGTGGAATTTCGCTGTAGCTGTATTTCTGGTGGGGCTGTATGGCAATAGCCTCCTGCTCACGGCTGTGTACGGACTGGTGGTGGCAGGGTCAGTCCTGCTGCTCGGAGCCATTATCGGTGACTGGGTGGATAAAAACCCCAGACTCAAAG TGGCCCAGACTTCACTGGTTGTCCAGAACTGTGCCGTCATACTGTGTGGGATCCTCTTGATGGTGGTTTTCCAGTTCAAAGAACAGCTCTCAGAGTTATATAATGGATGGGTTCTG ACATGCTGCTATATCTTGGTCATCTCCATAGCCAACATTGCTAACTTGGCCAGTACTGCCATGTCCATTACCATCCAGAGAGACTGGGTGGTGGTTGTGGCTGGACAGGACAGCAGCAAGCTGGCAG ACATGAATGCCACAGTACGGATCATCGACCAGCTAACAAACATCCTGGCGCCTATGTTGGTGGGCCAGATCATGGCTTTCTGCTCCAACTTTATTGGCTGCGGCTTCATCGCCGGCTGGAACCTGTGCTCTATGTGCTTGGAGTACTGTCTGCTGTGGAAAGTCTACCAGAAAACTCCAGCACTGGCCATGAAGGCTGTCAAGAAAGAAGACTACCAGGAACTGAAACGACTGAACTCCCCAAAAG AGCTAGAGAACGGCCAGGGCCCAGTGGAGGGCTCCCAGCTCATGAACGAGACTGCTGTCGTCAAGGCCGACTCTCCCAGGAAGACTGGCTGCTGCTACCAGATGGCGGAGCCCCTGCGCACCATCCGAGATGGCTGGGTGGCCTACTACAACCAGTCCATCTTCTTCGCTGGCATGTCCCTGGCTTTCCTCTACATGACAGTGCTGGGCTTTGACTGCATTACCACAGGCTATGCCTACATGCAGGGCCTCAACGGCTCTGTGCTCAGCCTGCTGATGGGCGCCTCAGCCGTGTCGGGCATCTGTGGCACGGTGGCCTTTACCTGGGTTCGCAAGAGCTGTGGCCTGATCCGCACAGGCTTCATCTCGGGTGTGGTGCAGCTCTCCTGCCTAATGCTGTGCGTGGCGTCCGTCTTCGCACCGGGCAGCCCCTTTGACCTCAGTGTCTCACCTTTCCAGGACATCTATAGCCACCTGACTGGGAAGAGCAGCGCCCTGCCGGAGGCCGCCTACCCGACTAGCGTGCTAACCATCGATGGTCAGGGTCTGCTGGTTAATAGTTCGACCGTGCCGCCCATCGAGGAACTGCCGCCTCTGCAGTCCTACATGTCAGTCAGCCTGCTGTTTTCTGGGGTCATTGCTGCTAGAATTG GTCTATGGTCCTTTGACTTAACCGTGACCCAGCTCATCCAAGAGAATGTGATCGAGTCGGAGAGGGGACTGATCAACGGCGTCCAGAACTCCATGAACTACCTCCTAGACCTTCTGCATTTCATCATGGTGATTCTGGCGCCCAACCCAGAGGCCTTCGGCCTGCTCGTCATCCTCTCCGTCTCATTCGTGGCTATGGGCCACATAATGTACTTCAGGTTTGCCTTTAAGAGCCTCGGGCGGCGCCTCTTCCTCTGCTGCTCTCCAGAGCAGCAGACTCAGGCACTCCCCGGCTCTCCCTCCTTGCTTCCCACCACGGTGTAA